The genomic stretch TATGAGTTACATTCATCAATGAGTGAAATAGAGTTGTCTAAAATCTTGAATATTCTGATAATTCAGCCGTAGAAGGTGAAAAGGAAAACCTGTGTGGGGAAAAATCGTGATCATCATCTTCAGCAGAGTCGTAGTTGGCATGATCTAGGGCAATTCTCTTGGAGTAGCCTTCATCCCAGTACAGCCTCTCCCAGTTTTCTCTAAGCTCATGATACAACTCCATGTACTTCTTGCACCAAGGCTCGTGCTCCTTTATACAACAACAacttagaaaagaaagaaagaaagaaggttATGCCTTAGAAATGAGAGGAATTTGAGGACTCTGACCGATTCCTTGAGGACGAGGCGAGTGCGGCGCATGAACTGCTCCCGCAGCTGCTTGCGGCGCTTGTTAGGGATGTTGTCCCTGGGTATCACGAACCGCTCACGTGGAGGCACGTGATCACCGATCTCGTGCATCTCGCCGTCCACTATCCACCACTCCGACTTCTCCTCCCCCTTCTTCGCCAGGGACGGCGAACTGGGCCGCCGCCGCCTCCGCACTGGAGATGGGCCCGCATCTGTCCTGGCCCACCGGAGATGCTGAGCCGCGGAGCGGAGGCATGGAGCGAAGGCCTCCACTCGTTTGGTGAAGGAGAGCATGGGGATCGTCGTTGCTCTGTAGGTACTAGAGTATCTGTGTTGGTGCATACGGTGTGCCAACCTCCGGTCGTTATTGCATctatgccatatatatatatatatatatatactttttcaaagttttaaatacgagtaatgctacatatgcTCACACTTTCGCACATAATAGTGGTTCctcttcattcaaaaaaaaaaaaattagtggttCCTCACTTTCACACATAATAGTTGTTCCTATCCATAGTATTTGTAGAGAAATAATTCCATGGTCGGTTGAGTGCATAACACAAACACATCAATCCAAAGCCTCTAgcttcgcttgatcaaggtaCAATATTAATACTCGATATGTAATAGTTTTCGTAAATAGAATTCTAAATTTCCTTACCGACTGCGAACTATTCAAGGTTTAAGACTACAAAGTTTATGGACAAAGACAATATGTGATAACCCTGCTACTCACACCCTAAATAATATTCAATGTAATCAAATGGCTTTTTCACATGCACAAcacttataattataataaacatGTACAATATTATATGGCATAAATGATTTAACCGGTGAATAACAACTTATATTCATTATAAACTTAAATATTAGCATAAaacattgatataaaatatgggtaattacattttctctccatcaactacaacacattgtcaatTTGCCCTCATGAACTAAAAATCTTATTgtccgaccctatcaaactaccattttgttccCAAAACTCTCATTCCCTTAGTTAAAGACGTTAACTCAGACGATCAACCCATCACATACGccccacatgccatcttgaaattttctatcccaCTTTTGCGTTCACATTAGACTGTTAAAAGACGCTTAGACCCTCCATTCACGGCTACCAA from Corylus avellana chromosome ca1, CavTom2PMs-1.0 encodes the following:
- the LOC132167571 gene encoding uncharacterized protein LOC132167571 yields the protein MHQHRYSSTYRATTIPMLSFTKRVEAFAPCLRSAAQHLRWARTDAGPSPVRRRRRPSSPSLAKKGEEKSEWWIVDGEMHEIGDHVPPRERFVIPRDNIPNKRRKQLREQFMRRTRLVLKESEHEPWCKKYMELYHELRENWERLYWDEGYSKRIALDHANYDSAEDDDHDFSPHRSRRSAAEPVKVWVWFAFYMSSCLLWKYHKQEIMKNG